The Streptomyces sp. NBC_00224 genome contains the following window.
GCGGACCGGGGAGCGCCGCGTCGCCTACACCAGCGACACCATGTACGACGGCATCCGCACCTTCAAGGCGGTCACCACGATCGTCTCGGCCGCGGTGGAGGAGCAGTATGGCTGAGCACATCGACGGGCGGGCGCTGGACGAGGTGGTGGCCTTCACCTCGGAGCTCATCGGGATCGACACCACCAACCGCGGCGGCGGGGACTGCCGCGAGCGCCCCGCCGCCGAGTACGTGGCGGAGCGGCTGGCCGACACCGGTCTGGAACCCACCCTCCTGGAGCGGACGCCGGGGCGCACCAACGTGGTGGCGCGCATCGAGGGCACCGACCCCTCCGCCGACGCCCTCCTGGTCCACGGTCACCTCGACGTGGTGCCCGCCGAGCCCGCCGACTGGAGCGTGCACCCCTTCTCCGGGGAGGTCCGCGACGGCGTGGTGTGGGGGCGCGGCGCCGTGGACATGAAGAACATGGACGCGATGGTCCTCGCGGTCGTACGGGCCTGGGCGCGGGCGGGCATTCGCCCCCGCCGGGACATCGTCATCGCGTACACCGCCGACGAGGAGGCCAGCGCGATCGACGGCTCCGGCTTCCTCGCCGACCACCACCCCGGCCTGTTCGAGGGGTGCACCGAAGGCATCAGCGAAGCGGGCGCGTTCACCTTCCACGCGGACCGTGGCATGGAGCTCTACCCGATCGCGGCGGGCGAGCGCGGCACCGGCTGGCTGAAGCTCACCGCGCACGGCCGGGCGGGCCACGGCTCCAGGGTGAACCGGGCCAACGCGGTCAGCCGCCTGGCCGCGGCGATCGCCCGGATCGGGGAGCACCGGTGGCCGGTCCGGCTCACCCCGACCGTCCGGGCGTCCCTGGCCGAACTCGCCGCGCTGTACGGGATCGAGGCCGACCCAGCGGCCCCCGGCTTCGATGTGGACGAGCTCCTCGGCAAGCTCGGCGCGGCCGCCGCCCTGGTCGAGCCGACCGTGCGCAACAGCTCCAACCCGACGATCCTGGAGGCCGGTTACAAGGTCAATGTGATTCCGGGGCACGCCACCGCGTATGTGGACGGGCGGGTCCTGCCGGGCGGCGACGACGAGTTCCGCGACACGCTGGACCGGCTGACCGGCCCGGACGTCGACTGGGAGTTCCACCACAAGGAGGTCGCCCTCCAGTCCCCGGTCGACTCCCCGACGTACGCCAAACTGCGCGCCGCCGTCGAGAAGTTCGCCCCCGAGGGGCATGTCGTGCCGTACTGCATGTCCGGTGGCACCGACGCCAAGCACTTCTCCCGTCTCGGCATCACCGGCTACGGCTTCTCGCCGCTGAAGCTGCCGCCCGGCTTCGACTACCAGGCGCTGTTCCACGGCGTCGACGAACGGGTCCCGGTGGACGCGCTCCACTTCGGCGTGCGCGTTCTCGATCACTATCTGCGCTCCGCGTAGGGGGAGTTGGAAGACATGATGCCCATCGGGCCTTACGGAACCTGGCCGTCGCCCATCGACGCCGAGCTCGCCGCCAGCCGCGACGGGGCGCCCGACTTCGTCGGCGTCGTCGGCGAGGAGGTGTGGTGGACCGAGCCGCGCCCCACCGAGGGCGGCCGCCGCGCACTGGTCCGGCGCCGGGCGGACGGCGCCGCGCAGTCGCTGCTGCCCGCGCCGTGGAACGTACGGACCCGGGTCATCGAGTACGGCGGCCAACCCTGGGCCGCGGTCCCGCGCGGCTCCGGGGGCCCGCTGGTCGTCTTCGTCCACTTCCCCGACCAGCGCCTGTACGCGTACGAGCCGGACGGCGCCGGCGAGCCTCGGCCGCTCACTCCGCTCTCGGCGGTGGGGGAGGGGCTGCGCTGGGCCGACCCGGTCCTCGTGGCCGAGCGGGGCGAAGTCTGGTGCGTCCTTGAGGAGTTCACCGGCGACGCGCCCACCGATGTGCGCCGGGTGCTGGCGGCCGTGCCCCTGGACGGCTCGGCGGCCGAGGACCGCGGCCGGGTGCGCGAGCTCTCCGACGGGCGACACCGCTTCGTCACCGGCCCCCGGCTCTCCCCGGACGGCGCCCGCGCGGCCTACCTCGCCTGGGACCACCCGAACATGCCGTGGGACGGCACCGAGCTGATCCTCGCGGAGATCGGCGACGACGGGGCCTTCGAAGGGGCGCGGCCCGTCGCGGGCGGGCCCGGCGAGTCCGTCGCCCAGGTCGAGTGGGCGCCCGACGGCCGGCTGCTCTTCTCCTGCGACCGCACCGGCTGGTGGAACCTCTACCGCGCCGCCCCCGCCCCCGGGGTCTCGCCCTCCTCCCACCCGGCGGACCGCGAGGGCGCCGCGGTGCCGCTGTGCCCGCGCGAGGAGGAGTTCGGCGGGCCGCTCTGGCAGCTCGGCCGCCGCTGGTTCCACCCGCTGGAGAACGGTCTGATCGCCGTGGTCCACGGCAGGGGCGCGACCGCGCTCGGCATCCTCGACCCGGAGAGCGGCGAGGTCGTGGACGCGGCCGGGCCCTGGACCGCCTGGCACTGCACGCTCGCGGTGCACGGCAGCAGGGTCGTCGGCGTCGCCGCGAGCCCGC
Protein-coding sequences here:
- a CDS encoding M20/M25/M40 family metallo-hydrolase — translated: MAEHIDGRALDEVVAFTSELIGIDTTNRGGGDCRERPAAEYVAERLADTGLEPTLLERTPGRTNVVARIEGTDPSADALLVHGHLDVVPAEPADWSVHPFSGEVRDGVVWGRGAVDMKNMDAMVLAVVRAWARAGIRPRRDIVIAYTADEEASAIDGSGFLADHHPGLFEGCTEGISEAGAFTFHADRGMELYPIAAGERGTGWLKLTAHGRAGHGSRVNRANAVSRLAAAIARIGEHRWPVRLTPTVRASLAELAALYGIEADPAAPGFDVDELLGKLGAAAALVEPTVRNSSNPTILEAGYKVNVIPGHATAYVDGRVLPGGDDEFRDTLDRLTGPDVDWEFHHKEVALQSPVDSPTYAKLRAAVEKFAPEGHVVPYCMSGGTDAKHFSRLGITGYGFSPLKLPPGFDYQALFHGVDERVPVDALHFGVRVLDHYLRSA
- a CDS encoding prolyl oligopeptidase family serine peptidase, which gives rise to MMPIGPYGTWPSPIDAELAASRDGAPDFVGVVGEEVWWTEPRPTEGGRRALVRRRADGAAQSLLPAPWNVRTRVIEYGGQPWAAVPRGSGGPLVVFVHFPDQRLYAYEPDGAGEPRPLTPLSAVGEGLRWADPVLVAERGEVWCVLEEFTGDAPTDVRRVLAAVPLDGSAAEDRGRVRELSDGRHRFVTGPRLSPDGARAAYLAWDHPNMPWDGTELILAEIGDDGAFEGARPVAGGPGESVAQVEWAPDGRLLFSCDRTGWWNLYRAAPAPGVSPSSHPADREGAAVPLCPREEEFGGPLWQLGRRWFHPLENGLIAVVHGRGATALGILDPESGEVVDAAGPWTAWHCTLAVHGSRVVGVAASPRTAPEVVELDTRSGRTRVVGRAHDDPVDPAYYPEPQIRTFTGPGGRDIHALVYPPHHPGRVAPTDELPPYVIWAHGGPTSQVPLVLDLEIAYFTSRGIGVAEVNYGGSTGYGREYRDRLREQWGVVDVEDCAAVARALADEGTADPRRLAIRGGSAGGWTSAASLATTDVYACGTVIYPVLDLTDWSSDDGTHDFESQYMESLIGPLADLPGRYAERSPITHAERITVPFLLLQGLDDVICRPVQCERFLARTAGRGIPHAYIAFEGEGHGFRRADTMVRALEAELSLYAQTFGIDRPDVPLLELKK